From Sander lucioperca isolate FBNREF2018 chromosome 14, SLUC_FBN_1.2, whole genome shotgun sequence, the proteins below share one genomic window:
- the LOC116041435 gene encoding zinc finger protein 862-like produces the protein MNRKQARVFIKHIAAAERKTLQSKIAAAKFLSIMSDGSTDTAVMEQEMLYTRLCNRGKVDVHFVGIQDVEKADGENIAQAIDNMMREVSGEEWQAKLVACATDGASVMTGTRKGVVSRLRGSNMHVLGIHCMAHRLELAFKDAIKSCSMAKQIEDVLSGLHTFYCKSALNRANLKHSFKILGQNPLVPTRVGGTRWVSHLFRAIDHFLRGYQGLTQHLDQIQSPDAEGVNAVQKSKARHYFQTCRDPAFFMFCNFMHDCLTHLSSLSLTLQTSAITVAEVHSCLTATQTVLTKYKTRPGPKLKACMKEHENDDSVLNRVMKAKFELLDKLCQSMQIRFTDMTIGILQATKLVNLNSWPDADRSKEFGESEVEELTTHFQSILTSSGVAVELIPDQWTILKTRLYEAGESLHMKTWPEINRSLQPQCPDILSLVDLILTVPASTADCERGFNQMKLVKNDWRSRLTSRSLCDLLTVQLSSPSIENYDPTPAIQLWHQASIRPRRPEFMEEKNAQESASETSESDSDEQE, from the exons ATGAATCGGAAGCAAGCCAGGGTGTTTATTAAGCACATAGCTGCAGCTGAGAGGAAGACCCTTCAGTCAAAGATAGCAGCAGCGAAATTCCTCTCCATTATGTCTGACGGGTCTACTGACACTGCCGTGATGGAACAGGAAATGCTGTATACGCGCTTGTGCAACCGAGGCAAAGTGGACGTCCACTTTGTAGGGATACAGGATGTGGAGAAAGCAGACGGTGAGAACATCGCTCAGGCAATAGACAACATGATGAGGGAGGTCAGTGGAGAAGAGTGGCAGGCCAAGTTGGTGGCATGTGCAACTGACGGTGCGTCGGTGATGACAGGGACACGTAAAGGAGTAGTGAGCAGGCTGAGAGGAAGTAACATGCACGTCCTGGGTATTCACTGTATGGCACACCGCCTGGAACTAGCTTTCAAGGATGCCATTAAGAGCTGCTCTATGGCAAAACAGATTGAAGATGTGCTGTCAGGACTGCATACATTCTATTGTAAAAGTGCTCTCAACAGGGCAAACCTAAAGCACAGCTTCAAGATTCTGGGCCAGAATCCCCTTGTACCAACTAGGGTTGGAGGCACCAGGTGGGTTTCTCACCTCTTCAGGGCCATTGACCATTTTTTGAGGGGTTACCAGGGACTTACCCAGCACCTAGACCAG ATTCAGTCACCAGATGCTGAAGGAGTGAATGCAGTGCAGAAGAGCAAAGCACGCCACTACTTCCAAACCTGCCGGGATCCAgcatttttcatgttttgcaACTTCATGCATGATTGCCTGACTCACCTCAGcagtctctctctgactcttcaAACCTCAGCTATCACAGTGGCTGAAGTACACAGCTGCCTGACAGCCACCCAAACAGTGCTCACAAAATACAAAACCAG acctggGCCCAAGCTGAAAGCCTGTATGAAGGAGCACGAGAATGACGACAGCGTCCTAAACCGTGTCATGAAGGCCAAGTTTGAGCTGCTCGACAAACTCTGCCAGAGTATGCAAATTCGCTTCACCGACATGACCATAGGGATTCTCCAAGCTACAAAGTTAGTGAATCTGAACAGTTGGCCTGACGCAGATCGCTCTAAAG AATTTGGTGAATCAGAAGTGGAGGAATTAACTACACACTTCCAGAGCATCCTGACATCCTCGGGGGTCGCTGTTGAGCTCATCCCAGATCAGTGGACCATACTCAAGACCAGACTGTATGAGGCGGGAGAGAGTCTCCACATGAAGACCTGGCCAGAAATCAACAGGTCTTTGCAACCGCAGTGCCCCGACATCCTCAGCCTGGTTGACCTCATTCTCACCGTACCAGCTTCTACTGCAGACTGTGAAAGAGGCTTCAACCAAATGAAGTTAGTGAAAAATGACTGGAGGTCCCGTCTTACATCAAGAAGCCTCTGTGACCTACTGACTGTCCAGCTATCCAGTCCCTCTATTGAGAATTATGACCCCACCCCTGCTATCCAGCTCTGGCATCAGGCTAGCATCCGGCCTAGAAGGCCAGAGTTCATGGAGGAGAAGAACGCTCAGGAAAGCGCCTCTGAAACTTCAGAATCTGATTCTGATGAGCAGGAGTAA